A region of Spodoptera frugiperda isolate SF20-4 chromosome 26, AGI-APGP_CSIRO_Sfru_2.0, whole genome shotgun sequence DNA encodes the following proteins:
- the LOC118264350 gene encoding uncharacterized protein LOC118264350, giving the protein MDGKIFSILFLVLSPVLISAWTASREERRDRERMHDRDATIHRRSIHYHSKRHMLPEPDAKRRVTTPRTREFRKKPSGHLTPLEEDDIDNDEVISVAIGPPPIRPKYDKVHWKHPPKTASHNVSNSTASNIVKDVIVQLGREFLSRQVSEDFVFGQYVGNAMKNLSGEIKLRMQHEVLELIVKYQKMNRGETAKPDDKNSNVNNGNNSNPMPILKDMKLEKKFTPANDTEDTWPDFSNLAKIVG; this is encoded by the exons ATGGACGGAAAGATATTTTCCATATTGTTCCTTGTGCTGTCTCCTGTACTTATT TCAGCATGGACCGCATCAAGAGAGGAGAGGAGGGACAGAGAGAGAATGCACGACCGAGACGCAACCATCCATCGGAGAAGCATCCACTACCATTCGAAGAGACACATGCTTCCTGAACCAGACGCCAAGAGGAGAGTCACCACACCACGCACTAGAGAGTTTAGGAAGAAG CCATCAGGCCACCTAACGCCTTTAGAAGAAGATGACATTGACAACGATGAAGTGATATCCGTTGCCATTGGTCCCCCTCCAATCCGACCGAAATACGACAAAGTCCACTGGAAGCACCCTCCCAAGACAGCCTCGCACAACGTATCAAACTCCACAGCTTCAAACATCGTGAAGGACGTAATCGTGCAACTCGGTAGAGAATTCCTATCCAGACAAGTAAGCGAAGACTTTGTATTCGGACAATATGTTGGGAATGCAATGAAAAATCTATCAGGAGAAATAAAACTACGTATGCAACATGAAGTACTGGAACTCATTGTAAAGTACCAGAAGATGAATCGAGGTGAAACTGCTAAGCCAGATGATAAGAATTCCAATGTCAACAATGGCAATAACAGTAATCCCATGCCGATATTGAAAGATATGAAGTTAGAAAAAAAGTTTACGCCTGCTAACGACACGGAGGACACGTGGCCTGATTTCTCGAACTTAGCTAAGATTGTTGGTTAA